A genomic segment from Roseibium algicola encodes:
- the purQ gene encoding phosphoribosylformylglycinamidine synthase subunit PurQ, whose product MKTAVIVFPGSNRDRDMFHALELITGTRPQSVWHTESTLPDVDLVVVPGGFSYGDYLRSGAIAARSPILKDLVAKAESGVAVLGVCNGFQILTEAGLLPGALMRNAGLTFVCREVLMETVNTATRFSSKFEKGQVWRCPVAHHDGNYFADADTLKQIEDNGQVVFRYAGDTNPNGSINNIAGIMNAKGNVLGMMPHPENLIEPLNGGLDGRLLFESLLEAA is encoded by the coding sequence ATGAAAACCGCTGTCATCGTTTTCCCCGGCTCCAACCGCGACCGTGACATGTTCCACGCACTGGAACTGATCACCGGCACCAGGCCGCAGAGCGTCTGGCACACGGAAAGCACCCTGCCGGATGTGGATCTTGTGGTTGTTCCCGGCGGTTTTTCCTACGGCGACTATCTGCGCTCCGGTGCAATTGCAGCCCGCTCCCCGATCCTCAAGGACCTTGTTGCCAAGGCCGAAAGCGGCGTCGCCGTCCTTGGCGTTTGCAACGGCTTCCAGATCCTGACCGAAGCAGGCCTGCTTCCCGGCGCCCTGATGCGCAACGCCGGCCTCACCTTCGTCTGCCGCGAAGTCCTGATGGAAACGGTCAACACTGCGACGAGGTTTTCCTCGAAGTTCGAAAAAGGCCAGGTCTGGCGTTGCCCGGTTGCCCATCACGACGGCAACTACTTCGCCGACGCTGACACGCTGAAGCAGATCGAAGACAACGGCCAGGTCGTTTTCCGCTATGCGGGCGACACAAATCCGAACGGCTCCATCAACAACATTGCCGGCATCATGAATGCCAAAGGCAACGTTCTGGGCATGATGCCGCACCCGGAAAACCTGATCGAGCCGCTCAATGGCGGCCTCGACGGGCGCCTCCTGTTCGAAAGCCTGCTGGAAGCAGCCTGA
- a CDS encoding phosphoribosylformylglycinamidine synthase-associated small membrane protein, with translation MDDDTRTALIFMATKAAIFILVPAIAALIAVLVLL, from the coding sequence ATGGATGACGATACCCGCACGGCCCTGATCTTCATGGCCACCAAAGCGGCGATATTCATCCTGGTGCCCGCAATCGCGGCCTTGATAGCCGTACTTGTTCTGCTCTGA